The Chanos chanos chromosome 16, fChaCha1.1, whole genome shotgun sequence genome has a window encoding:
- the LOC115829248 gene encoding LOW QUALITY PROTEIN: GTPase IMAP family member 4-like (The sequence of the model RefSeq protein was modified relative to this genomic sequence to represent the inferred CDS: substituted 1 base at 1 genomic stop codon), which produces MAAEMSDEKSTQPAGRSSPQMERPDMKMSISELILGHRESSPESSSVCVRREGEVCGRLLTLVEMPALYNTQLSEEEVMRETLRCVSLCDPGVHAFLLVIPEGFLTDEDKGEIEKIQTVFSSRVNDYTMVLINQKPGQEVTELDESTQTIIRSCRGGHQFLGSSSQVSELLKSVDKLVEWNRGSHTTDLERSDTLRIVLLGKTGVGNSATGNTILGKKGVFKEDVSYMSVTRECQRETAEVNGRQITVIDTPGLFDTEINNEEMKKEISKCITMATPGPHVFFLVLAVGRLTPEEKKAVEMIEETFGDKSRTYTMVLFTKEDQLGKKTIEQYIGDTGTDLRKLIDQCGSRYHVFNNTDPSKXTQVVELLKKIDTMVSENGGTFYTNEMFRQVEEALQEEKERILRERVEEIEREKKELKAKHEAEMERMKEAMKEERKRQNEERKRREEEFKEREQRMKREMEEREEEYERRKKEDEKRMKEEKKKTMRILEEERQKQNMEFVEKLNETDKRRQKAEKQKEEMTTRISLS; this is translated from the exons aaatGAGTGATGAGAAGTCAACACAGCCAGCAGGGAGATCTAGTCCTCAAATGGAACGCCCAGACA TGAAGATGTCCATATCAGAGCTCATACTGGGCCATAGAGAGTCCAGTCCAGAGtccagctcagtgtgtgtgaggagggagggagaagtgTGTGGACGCCTGCTCACCCTGGTGGAAATGCCAGCTCTGTACAACACTCAGCTCTCAGAGGAGGAAGTGATGCGTGAGACTCTccgctgtgtctctctctgtgatcctgGAGTCCATGCTTTCCTCCTGGTCATTCCTGAGGGCTTCCTCACTGATGAAGATAAAGGAGAAATAGAGAAGATTCAGACAGTATTCAGCTCAAGAGTCAATGATTACACCATGGTCCTAATAAATCAGAAACCTggacaggaagtgacagaattAGATGAATCAACTCAGACAATCATCAGATCCTGCAGAGGAGGACATCAGTTCTTAGGTTCCAGTTCACAAGTGTCAGAGCTACTGAAGAGTGTTGACAAACTGGTGGAATGGAATAGGGGAAGTCATACAACAGACCT AGAGAGATCAGACACTTTGAGAATAGTGCTGCTGGGGAAGACTGGTGTTGGGAATAGTGCCACAGGAAACACCATCCTGGGGAAAAAAGGTGTTTTTAAAGAAGATGTGTCTTATATGTCAGTGACtagagagtgtcagagagagacagctgaagTCAATGGAAGACAGATAACGGTGATTGACACACCAGGACTGTTTGATACAGAGATCAATAATgaggagatgaaaaaagagatcaGCAAAtgcatcaccatggcaacaccaggaccacatgtttttttcctaGTGCTAGCAGTGGGGCGGCTCAccccagaagaaaaaaaggccGTTGAGATGATTGAAGAAACGTTTGGAGATAAATCCAGAACTTACACTATGGTCCTGTTCACTAAAGAAGATCAGCTAGGGAAGAAAACCATTGAACAGTATATAGGAGACACTGGAACTGACTTAAGGAAACTGATTGACCAGTGTGGTAGCAGATATCATGTGTTTAACAACACAGACCCCAGTAAGTGAACTCAGGTTGTAGAACTCCTGAAGAAGATAGACACCATGGTGTCAGAGAATGGAGGGACCTTCTACACTAATGAGATGTTCAGACAGGTAGAGGAAGCTCTccaagaggaaaaggagagaatactgagagagagagtggaggagatagagagagagaaaaaagaactgaaGGCCAAACATGAggctgagatggagagaatgaaagaggcaatgaaggaggagagaaagagacagaatgaagaaaggaaaagaagggaGGAGgaattcaaagagagagaacagagaatgaaaagagagatggaagaaagagaagaagaatatgaaagaagaaaaaaggaggatgagaaaaggatgaaaga agaaaaga AGAAAACGATGAGAATCTtggaggaagaaagacagaagcaaAATATGGAGTTTGTGGAAAAATTAAACGAGACAgacaaaaggagacaaaaagcagagaaacagaaagaggaaatgacaaCTAGAATT agtcTGAGCTGA